One window of the Halobacteriovorax sp. JY17 genome contains the following:
- the dnaN gene encoding DNA polymerase III subunit beta — MKIKLHTEDLKSALNKVLSVVDKRNSRPILTYTLIETANGQLNISATDLEVSSKVVINAQVDNPGKFCVNAKNIFDILKELPGTEIELSLDDQSNTLKLNCGDIHYSLLIYKADDFPQLVFNQEVNKFKLSSEQLANIINKTSYAVLNDETRLYLNGIYLQEIDSKLRAVATDGHRLSLLETDLSESNNETLINGIIIPRKGIFEIKKISETYPDTQIELSVDDTFLYINAKNEYFLSVRLIAREYPKYQAVIPNKTTYTMTTDRNSFFDAIRRIKIMSNEKSNGVRLKLADQTMTLTANHPSLGDAMETMPVDYNGKEMEIGFNAKYLIDTLHSFDEGEISLELNNELSPIIIKSNSLPNYLGIIMPLKL, encoded by the coding sequence ATGAAAATCAAACTTCACACAGAAGATTTAAAATCAGCATTAAACAAAGTTTTATCGGTCGTAGACAAGAGAAACTCTAGACCAATTCTAACTTACACTTTGATTGAAACAGCAAACGGTCAATTAAATATATCAGCAACAGATTTAGAAGTTTCGTCAAAAGTAGTTATCAACGCTCAAGTGGATAACCCAGGTAAATTTTGTGTAAATGCTAAGAATATATTTGATATTTTGAAAGAACTACCAGGAACAGAAATAGAACTTTCCCTAGACGATCAATCAAATACTTTAAAATTAAATTGTGGAGATATTCACTATTCGCTTTTAATCTACAAAGCTGATGACTTTCCACAGCTAGTGTTTAACCAAGAAGTGAATAAATTCAAACTTTCTAGTGAACAACTTGCAAATATAATTAACAAAACTTCGTACGCAGTTTTAAACGATGAAACAAGACTTTACTTAAACGGAATCTACTTACAAGAAATTGATTCTAAACTTAGAGCTGTTGCTACTGATGGTCACAGACTTTCATTACTTGAAACAGATCTCTCTGAAAGCAACAATGAGACTTTAATTAATGGAATTATTATTCCAAGAAAAGGTATTTTTGAAATTAAGAAAATTTCGGAAACATACCCAGATACCCAAATAGAACTATCAGTTGACGATACATTTCTCTACATAAACGCAAAAAATGAATACTTTTTGTCTGTTAGATTAATTGCAAGAGAATACCCAAAGTATCAAGCAGTAATTCCAAATAAGACAACTTACACAATGACTACAGATAGAAATTCTTTCTTTGATGCAATTAGAAGAATTAAAATTATGTCTAACGAGAAATCAAATGGTGTAAGACTTAAGCTTGCTGATCAGACGATGACTCTAACAGCTAATCACCCTTCTTTAGGTGATGCTATGGAGACAATGCCAGTAGATTACAACGGTAAGGAAATGGAAATTGGCTTCAATGCAAAGTACCTAATTGATACTTTACATTCATTTGA